Proteins co-encoded in one Christiangramia fulva genomic window:
- a CDS encoding RsmB/NOP family class I SAM-dependent RNA methyltransferase, protein MRLHRNLVFATVDALSEIFNEGNYADKVIEKTLKRDKRWGARDRSFIAETTYDIVRWKRLYAEIADVKAPFKREDLFRMFTVWAVLRGIKLPDWPQFAGTPERRIKGRFDELSKIRKFRESIPDWLDLLGEKELGEKTWTKEIHALNELAPVVIRANRLKISPEQLSEILKKEEIETQNLKNYPDALVLKERANIFKTKAFQDGLFEVQDASSQRVAEFTGVEPGMRVVDACAGAGGKSLHLAALMENKGQIIALDIYGNKLKELKRRAKRAGAHNIETRSIENNKVIKKLYNSADRVLIDAPCSGLGVLSRNPDAKWKLQPEFLDNIRQTQQEILQQYSKMLKRGGKMVYATCSILPSENQKQVEFFLNSEDGKDFRLVKDEKILSSDSGYDGFYMALLEKK, encoded by the coding sequence ATGCGATTACACCGTAACCTCGTTTTTGCTACTGTAGATGCTCTTTCGGAAATTTTCAACGAAGGAAATTATGCCGATAAGGTGATTGAAAAAACCCTCAAAAGAGATAAAAGATGGGGTGCAAGGGATCGCAGTTTTATTGCCGAAACAACCTATGATATTGTAAGATGGAAAAGACTTTATGCCGAAATTGCCGATGTAAAAGCTCCCTTTAAACGCGAAGATCTTTTCCGGATGTTTACGGTTTGGGCAGTTCTTAGAGGAATAAAACTACCAGATTGGCCACAATTTGCCGGCACCCCCGAAAGGCGCATCAAAGGAAGATTTGATGAGCTTAGTAAAATCAGGAAATTCAGGGAATCTATTCCTGATTGGTTAGACCTGCTTGGTGAAAAAGAACTGGGCGAGAAAACCTGGACAAAAGAAATTCATGCTTTAAACGAACTTGCTCCTGTGGTGATCAGGGCTAACAGGTTGAAAATCTCTCCTGAACAATTATCTGAAATTCTTAAAAAAGAAGAAATTGAAACCCAAAACCTGAAAAACTATCCTGATGCACTTGTTTTAAAAGAGCGTGCAAATATTTTCAAAACAAAAGCTTTCCAGGATGGTTTATTTGAAGTTCAGGATGCGAGTTCTCAAAGGGTTGCAGAATTCACTGGAGTGGAACCCGGAATGCGGGTTGTTGATGCCTGCGCCGGTGCAGGCGGAAAATCCCTTCATCTTGCTGCATTAATGGAAAACAAGGGCCAAATCATCGCCCTTGATATTTACGGCAACAAATTAAAAGAACTGAAACGCCGCGCCAAACGCGCGGGCGCTCATAATATTGAAACCCGAAGTATCGAAAACAATAAGGTCATCAAGAAATTGTATAATTCGGCTGATCGCGTATTGATCGATGCTCCCTGCAGCGGTTTAGGTGTGCTCAGCAGAAATCCCGATGCCAAATGGAAACTTCAGCCCGAATTTTTAGACAATATTCGACAGACCCAGCAGGAAATTCTTCAGCAATATTCAAAAATGTTGAAAAGAGGAGGGAAAATGGTCTATGCTACCTGTTCCATTCTTCCATCGGAAAACCAGAAACAGGTTGAATTCTTTTTAAATTCAGAAGATGGCAAAGATTTTCGTCTGGTTAAAGATGAAAAAATTCTTTCAAGCGATAGCGGGTATGATGGATTTTATATGGCACTTTTAGAAAAAAAGTAA
- a CDS encoding DUF4377 domain-containing protein — MFLFQLNISSIAGMLLLFLAQTCAVGDIEGSGATEMMRINHYKQTAFAESPVLVMLVQKGNETGGEDWKYFYDEIEGFDYQPGYIYELQVRKKKVNNPPQDASSIKYILVKVISKNAVETDEEFDINLKWNGTNFVIAEGDNRYSLLNEYDINCQDLCDEMTADLENDEEVIGTFLHDADNSLKLVAVK; from the coding sequence ATGTTTTTATTCCAATTAAATATTTCCTCCATAGCAGGAATGTTACTGCTGTTCTTGGCTCAAACCTGTGCTGTAGGCGACATTGAGGGTTCGGGGGCAACAGAAATGATGCGTATAAATCATTATAAACAAACTGCTTTTGCCGAAAGCCCAGTTTTGGTTATGCTTGTTCAGAAAGGGAATGAAACAGGTGGGGAGGACTGGAAATATTTTTATGATGAAATAGAAGGATTTGACTATCAGCCAGGATACATATATGAGCTCCAGGTTCGAAAAAAGAAAGTTAACAATCCGCCTCAGGATGCGAGTTCTATAAAATATATACTGGTAAAGGTTATTTCTAAAAACGCTGTAGAAACTGATGAAGAATTTGATATTAACCTAAAATGGAACGGGACCAATTTCGTTATTGCAGAGGGCGACAATCGCTATTCTCTGCTTAATGAATATGATATCAATTGCCAAGATCTCTGCGATGAAATGACTGCTGATCTTGAAAATGATGAGGAAGTTATCGGCACATTTTTACATGATGCCGATAATTCGCTAAAACTGGTTGCTGTTAAATAA
- the purL gene encoding phosphoribosylformylglycinamidine synthase: MILFFGNQLTKVYAVETHSELSAQEISKLNWLFGNTQQIFKSALADFFVGPRAAMITPWSTNAVEITQNMGIHGIIRIEEFMRVDEHFEDYDPMLSQKYKKLDQDIFDIHINPEPIKEIDNITEYNLQEGLALNDEEVKYLDSLSKKLGRKLTDSEVFGFSQVNSEHCRHKIFNGTFIIDGKEKPVSLFKMIRKTSEVNPNDIVSAYRDNVAFVKGPKLEQFAPKSADVPDYYQNTEFDSVISLKAETHNFPTTVEPFNGAATGSGGEIRDRLAGGKGSLPLAGTAVYMTSYSRLEKDRKWEQAMKERDWLYQTPMDILIKASNGASDFGNKFGQPLIAGSVFTFEHAEEERRLGYDKVIMLAGGVGYGKADQAKKDTPKKGDKIVILGGENYRIGMGGAAVSSADTGKFSSGIELNAIQRSNPEMQKRAANAIRGMVESEENPVVSIHDHGAGGHLNCLSELVEETGGKIDLDALPVGDPTLSAKEIIGNESQERMGLVIGEAEIAKLKRVAERERSPMYEVGDVTGDHRFTFEGSKSHKKPMDLELGDMFGSSPKTVMNDRTVQRNYEDLSYSSDKIQEYLQQLLQLEAVACKDWLTNKVDRCVSGRVAKQQAAGPLQLPLNNVGVMALDYKGNSGVATSIGHSPVSALVDPVAGSRNSIAEALSNIVWAPLEKGLKSASLSANWMWPCNNEGEDARLYEAVEAVSEFAISLGINVPTGKDSLSMKQRYKDGEVISPGTVIISAAGHCDDISKTVEPVLQKNGGDIFYINLSQDKFKLGGSSFAQVLNKIGKEVPTIQDDKKFVNAFNTVQEMIRKDMILAGHDVASGGLITTLLEMCFADTNLSAEYDLSKLDEKDSVKLLFNENCGIVFQAKNDSAEKFLKEQQVEYFKIGKVTEGKILKIKNNSEVHEFNIPELRDTWYKTSFLLDQKQSGKDKATERFHNYKEQPLEFKFPENFTGKLPKIDSSKTRIKAAIIREKGSNSEREMARAMHLAGFDVKDVHMTDLISGRETLEDIRFIAAVGGFSNSDVLGSAKGWAGAFLYNEKAKKALDDFFARKDTLSLGVCNGCQLFIELGLINPDHEQKPKMLHNESHKFECNFTSVEIQKNNSVMLSSLEGSKLGIWAAHGEGKFSFPYEEEKYKIVGKYGYEGYPANPNGSHFNTAILTDDTGRHLVMMPHLERSTFPWNWAYYPKNRNDEVSPWLEAFENARKWLENK, from the coding sequence ATGATCCTTTTCTTCGGAAACCAACTTACGAAGGTTTATGCGGTGGAAACCCACTCAGAACTTTCGGCTCAGGAAATTTCTAAACTCAACTGGCTTTTCGGAAATACCCAACAAATATTTAAATCTGCCCTGGCAGATTTTTTTGTTGGTCCGCGTGCAGCCATGATCACTCCCTGGAGTACCAATGCGGTGGAGATCACCCAAAATATGGGAATCCACGGAATTATTCGCATTGAAGAATTTATGCGGGTGGATGAGCATTTCGAAGATTATGACCCCATGCTTTCTCAAAAATACAAGAAACTGGATCAGGATATTTTTGATATTCATATCAACCCGGAACCTATAAAGGAAATTGATAATATAACCGAATATAACCTTCAGGAAGGTTTGGCCCTCAATGACGAGGAGGTTAAATATCTCGATTCCCTTTCCAAAAAATTAGGCAGAAAACTCACCGATTCTGAGGTTTTTGGTTTTTCGCAGGTGAATTCAGAACATTGCCGCCACAAGATCTTCAACGGAACCTTTATTATTGATGGTAAGGAGAAACCTGTTTCACTCTTCAAAATGATCAGGAAGACTTCTGAAGTGAATCCGAATGACATTGTTTCGGCCTATCGCGATAATGTGGCCTTTGTAAAAGGGCCAAAACTGGAACAGTTTGCACCTAAATCGGCTGATGTACCTGATTATTATCAGAATACCGAATTTGATTCAGTGATCTCCCTTAAAGCCGAAACCCATAATTTTCCAACCACTGTAGAGCCTTTTAACGGGGCGGCTACCGGTAGTGGCGGAGAGATACGCGACCGTCTGGCAGGTGGAAAAGGTTCTTTGCCTTTAGCCGGAACGGCGGTATATATGACCTCTTATTCACGTCTTGAGAAAGACAGGAAATGGGAGCAGGCAATGAAAGAACGCGACTGGCTCTACCAAACGCCTATGGATATTCTGATTAAGGCATCTAATGGAGCCTCCGATTTTGGAAATAAATTCGGGCAGCCTTTGATCGCCGGTTCGGTCTTCACATTTGAACATGCCGAAGAAGAGCGAAGGCTTGGATACGATAAAGTAATTATGCTTGCCGGTGGAGTTGGTTACGGCAAAGCCGATCAGGCGAAAAAAGACACTCCTAAAAAAGGAGATAAGATCGTGATCCTGGGGGGTGAAAACTACCGAATTGGTATGGGAGGAGCTGCGGTTTCTTCAGCCGATACTGGTAAATTCAGCAGCGGGATTGAACTAAATGCCATTCAGCGGTCCAATCCGGAAATGCAGAAAAGGGCCGCCAACGCTATCCGAGGGATGGTAGAGAGTGAGGAAAATCCAGTAGTTTCCATTCACGATCACGGCGCAGGCGGACATTTGAACTGCCTCAGTGAACTAGTAGAGGAAACCGGCGGGAAAATAGACCTTGACGCCTTACCTGTGGGTGATCCTACACTTTCTGCCAAAGAGATCATTGGTAACGAATCTCAGGAACGCATGGGCCTTGTGATAGGAGAAGCCGAGATAGCAAAACTAAAACGCGTGGCAGAACGCGAAAGATCCCCAATGTATGAAGTTGGTGATGTAACCGGCGATCACCGATTCACCTTCGAAGGCAGCAAATCGCATAAAAAACCAATGGATCTGGAACTTGGAGATATGTTTGGCAGTTCTCCAAAAACGGTGATGAATGACAGAACTGTTCAGAGAAATTATGAAGATTTAAGCTATTCTTCAGATAAGATTCAGGAGTATCTTCAACAATTGCTTCAGCTGGAAGCTGTGGCCTGCAAAGACTGGCTTACCAATAAGGTTGACCGCTGTGTTTCAGGTCGTGTTGCCAAACAGCAGGCTGCCGGACCTTTGCAGCTGCCTTTAAACAATGTGGGGGTAATGGCTCTCGATTATAAAGGCAATTCTGGAGTTGCAACTTCAATTGGCCACTCCCCTGTTTCGGCTTTAGTAGATCCGGTGGCAGGTTCCAGAAATTCCATTGCCGAAGCGCTTTCGAATATCGTTTGGGCGCCCCTGGAAAAAGGACTGAAATCTGCTTCCCTTTCTGCAAACTGGATGTGGCCCTGTAATAATGAAGGCGAAGATGCGCGTTTATATGAAGCCGTGGAAGCTGTTTCAGAATTTGCTATTTCCCTGGGTATAAATGTGCCTACAGGGAAAGATTCCCTTTCCATGAAACAACGTTATAAAGACGGTGAAGTGATCTCTCCCGGGACCGTGATAATTTCAGCGGCCGGACATTGCGATGACATCAGTAAAACAGTTGAACCAGTTTTGCAAAAAAATGGCGGCGATATTTTTTACATCAATTTATCCCAGGATAAATTTAAATTGGGAGGCTCTTCTTTTGCGCAGGTTTTGAATAAAATTGGAAAAGAAGTTCCTACGATTCAAGATGACAAAAAATTTGTCAATGCGTTCAATACTGTTCAGGAAATGATCAGGAAAGATATGATCCTGGCCGGGCATGATGTGGCTTCAGGCGGTCTCATCACTACGTTATTAGAAATGTGCTTTGCCGATACGAATCTTTCTGCGGAATATGATCTTTCCAAATTAGATGAAAAAGACTCTGTTAAGCTATTGTTCAATGAGAACTGTGGTATAGTTTTCCAGGCTAAAAATGATTCAGCTGAAAAATTCCTGAAAGAACAACAGGTCGAATATTTTAAAATAGGAAAAGTTACCGAAGGAAAAATCCTGAAAATTAAAAACAATTCAGAAGTTCATGAATTCAATATTCCCGAACTTCGAGATACCTGGTATAAAACCTCTTTTCTCCTTGATCAGAAACAAAGCGGAAAAGATAAGGCTACCGAGCGTTTTCATAATTATAAGGAACAACCGCTGGAATTCAAATTTCCTGAAAATTTCACAGGAAAACTTCCAAAAATCGACTCCTCCAAAACCCGCATAAAAGCTGCAATTATTAGGGAAAAAGGATCGAATAGCGAACGAGAAATGGCCAGAGCCATGCATCTCGCCGGTTTCGATGTAAAAGACGTACATATGACCGACCTGATTTCAGGCCGCGAAACTCTGGAAGACATCCGGTTTATTGCTGCAGTAGGCGGATTCTCGAATTCAGATGTGCTTGGTAGCGCTAAAGGATGGGCCGGAGCATTTTTATATAATGAAAAAGCCAAAAAAGCCCTGGATGATTTCTTTGCCAGAAAAGATACTTTATCGCTGGGTGTTTGTAACGGTTGTCAGCTCTTTATTGAACTCGGACTTATCAATCCCGATCATGAACAAAAACCGAAAATGCTGCATAACGAATCGCATAAATTTGAATGTAACTTTACTTCGGTTGAAATTCAAAAAAACAACTCGGTGATGCTTTCTTCGCTGGAAGGTTCAAAACTGGGAATCTGGGCGGCCCATGGTGAAGGTAAATTCAGTTTTCCTTATGAAGAGGAAAAATATAAGATCGTGGGTAAATATGGCTATGAAGGATATCCTGCCAATCCCAATGGTTCCCATTTCAATACAGCTATTTTAACAGATGATACAGGAAGACATCTTGTTATGATGCCTCACCTTGAGCGCTCAACATTCCCCTGGAACTGGGCTTATTACCCAAAGAACAGGAATGATGAAGTTTCTCCATGGCTGGAAGCCTTTGAAAACGCTCGGAAATGGCTGGAAAACAAATAA
- a CDS encoding AMP-dependent synthetase/ligase, with protein sequence MTEIKRLFDFPYYQLENFPLEKALVTKYGNEWKSISTQQYIDQANAVSRGLLRLGVKPNDKIAVISSTNRTEWNIMDIGILQIGAQNVPVYPTIAEDEYEYVLNHSGAIYCFVSDKEVLEKVNKIKENTQLKEIFSFNEIKNCKNWKEILTSGEDKSNQDEVEKLKKSVRSEDLATLIYTSGTTGKPKGVMLSHENIVSNVLGSASRVPFETGSYVALSFLPVCHIFERMILYLYQYYSVSVYFAESIEKISDNLNEVKPNVITAVPRLLEKVYEKIVAKGSALSGIKKKLFFWALSLGEIYEPYEANGWWYEFRLKIARKLIFSKWQQGLGGNIELIVSGSAALQPRLARIFAAANIPVMEGYGLTETSPVIAVNDERNHGFKIGTVGKVLENVEVKIAEDGEILTKGPNLMKGYYKDEEKTRQVIDEQGYFHTGDIGELDNQGFLRITDRKKEMFKTSGGKYVAPQILENTMKQSRFIEQIMVVGDGEKMPAALIQPNFEFIKDWARRKNIDLGDGSMKAIATNKLVRQRIQEELDFYNEKFGKWERVKTFELTPEVWSIEDDHLTPTMKLKRRNIKDRYHLLYEQLYGRN encoded by the coding sequence ATGACTGAAATAAAAAGACTATTCGATTTTCCATATTATCAGCTTGAAAATTTTCCTTTGGAAAAAGCTCTTGTCACGAAATACGGAAATGAATGGAAATCTATTTCCACTCAACAATATATCGACCAGGCAAATGCTGTGAGTCGCGGTCTTCTTAGGCTGGGAGTAAAACCTAATGATAAAATAGCTGTGATCTCCTCTACCAACCGAACGGAATGGAATATTATGGATATTGGCATTCTGCAAATTGGCGCTCAAAATGTTCCCGTTTATCCAACCATCGCGGAAGACGAATATGAATATGTATTAAATCACAGCGGTGCGATCTATTGTTTTGTTTCAGATAAAGAAGTGCTTGAAAAGGTCAATAAAATCAAGGAAAATACCCAGTTGAAGGAAATTTTCAGCTTCAATGAGATCAAAAATTGTAAAAACTGGAAGGAGATCCTGACAAGTGGTGAAGATAAAAGCAATCAGGACGAGGTTGAAAAATTAAAGAAAAGCGTTAGGAGCGAAGATCTCGCTACCCTTATTTATACTTCGGGAACAACCGGGAAACCTAAAGGAGTTATGCTTTCTCATGAGAACATTGTGAGCAATGTGCTGGGAAGCGCTTCCCGTGTTCCTTTTGAAACAGGATCTTATGTAGCCCTGAGCTTTTTGCCGGTATGCCACATCTTTGAGAGAATGATACTTTACCTGTATCAGTATTATTCGGTTTCGGTTTATTTCGCGGAATCGATTGAAAAGATAAGCGATAATCTTAATGAGGTGAAGCCTAATGTGATCACCGCAGTTCCAAGGTTACTGGAAAAAGTGTATGAAAAAATTGTGGCGAAAGGTTCTGCTCTTTCCGGAATAAAGAAAAAACTTTTTTTCTGGGCTCTTTCCCTGGGAGAAATTTACGAGCCCTACGAGGCGAATGGCTGGTGGTATGAATTCCGCCTGAAAATTGCCAGAAAACTCATTTTTTCAAAATGGCAGCAGGGCCTGGGTGGGAATATCGAGCTTATTGTCTCTGGAAGCGCAGCTTTACAACCAAGGCTGGCAAGAATATTTGCCGCTGCTAATATTCCGGTAATGGAAGGCTATGGTTTAACCGAAACCTCTCCAGTCATAGCCGTGAATGATGAAAGAAATCACGGTTTTAAAATTGGAACAGTAGGAAAAGTACTTGAAAATGTTGAAGTGAAAATAGCTGAAGACGGGGAAATATTGACAAAAGGTCCGAATTTAATGAAAGGTTATTACAAGGATGAAGAGAAAACCCGGCAGGTTATAGATGAACAGGGTTACTTTCATACCGGAGATATAGGTGAATTGGATAACCAGGGATTTCTCAGGATCACCGACCGTAAAAAGGAAATGTTCAAGACTTCCGGCGGAAAATATGTGGCACCGCAGATCCTTGAAAATACCATGAAACAATCCCGCTTTATCGAGCAGATCATGGTGGTTGGGGATGGTGAAAAAATGCCGGCTGCCCTTATTCAGCCTAACTTTGAATTTATTAAAGATTGGGCCAGGAGAAAGAATATCGATCTTGGTGATGGCAGCATGAAAGCCATCGCGACCAATAAACTGGTTCGACAAAGAATCCAGGAAGAACTTGATTTTTACAACGAGAAATTTGGAAAGTGGGAAAGAGTAAAAACCTTCGAACTAACTCCTGAAGTATGGAGCATCGAAGACGACCATTTAACACCTACAATGAAACTCAAACGCCGAAACATAAAAGATCGTTACCATCTACTCTATGAACAACTCTACGGCCGTAACTAA
- a CDS encoding 3-hydroxyacyl-CoA dehydrogenase/enoyl-CoA hydratase family protein has protein sequence MKRRINKVAVIGSGIMGSGIACHFANIGVEVLLLDIVPRELNEKEKQKGLSLDDEVVRNRIVNDSLQNALKSKPSPIYHKDFASRIKTGNLQDDISKVSEADWIIEVVVERLDIKKQVFENLEKYRKKGTIITSNTSGIPIKFMSEGRSEDFQKHFCGTHFFNPPRYLRLFEIIPGPETSQEILDFLFMYGEKFLGKTPVIAKDTPAFIGNRIGIFSIMSLFHQVKEMGMTIEEVDKLTGPVIGRQKSATFRTVDVVGLDTLVHVANGLHENVPKDEAHDLFALPDFINTMVENKWYGSKTGQGFYKKIKKDDGSSEIKSLDLDSMEYRDQKKASFATLEQTKSIDNVADRFEVLINGKDKAGDFYRKSFSALFAYVSNRIPEITDELYKIDDAMRAGFGWEHGPFQIWDAIGVKKGVEMMKKESYEPAAWVNEMLESGNESFYTVKEGNTFYYDIDQKKQVKVPGQDAFIILDNIRESKEVFKNSGVVVEDLGDGILNVEFRSKMNTIGGDVLDGLNKAIDLAEKDYQGLVVANNGKNFSVGANIGMIFMMAVEQEYDELNMAIKYFQDTMMRMRYSAIPTVAAPHAMTLGGGCELSLHADRVVAAAETYIGLVEFGVGVIPGGGGTKEMTVRASDTYQKDDVELNRLREHFLAIGMAKVSTSAYEAFDLNILQKGKDIVVVNPDRQLAIAKKTALLMAENGYTKPIERTDIKVLGKQALGAFLVGTDQMKAGNYISEHDQKIANKLAYVMAGGDLSANQMVSERYLLDLEREAFLSLTGERKTLERLQHMLKKGKPLRN, from the coding sequence ATGAAAAGACGTATCAACAAAGTTGCAGTAATCGGTTCCGGAATTATGGGAAGCGGGATTGCCTGCCATTTCGCCAATATTGGGGTGGAGGTTCTTCTGCTGGATATTGTTCCGCGTGAACTCAACGAAAAGGAAAAACAAAAGGGGCTGAGTCTGGATGATGAAGTTGTTCGAAACAGAATTGTAAACGACTCGCTTCAGAATGCCTTAAAATCAAAGCCCTCGCCTATCTATCACAAAGATTTCGCAAGCAGGATAAAAACCGGCAACCTACAGGATGATATTTCAAAGGTTTCAGAAGCAGACTGGATCATAGAAGTGGTGGTAGAACGTCTCGACATTAAAAAACAGGTTTTTGAAAATCTTGAAAAATATCGCAAAAAAGGAACAATAATAACTTCTAACACTTCCGGTATCCCCATAAAATTCATGAGTGAAGGCCGAAGTGAGGATTTCCAAAAACATTTCTGCGGAACCCATTTTTTCAATCCGCCACGATATTTAAGGCTGTTTGAGATCATACCGGGCCCTGAAACTTCCCAGGAAATACTGGATTTTCTGTTTATGTATGGTGAAAAATTCCTTGGAAAAACACCAGTTATTGCCAAAGATACTCCGGCTTTTATCGGTAACCGAATAGGGATTTTCAGCATTATGAGCCTTTTCCACCAGGTGAAAGAGATGGGAATGACCATTGAAGAAGTCGATAAACTTACAGGACCGGTAATAGGCCGGCAGAAATCGGCTACCTTCCGAACCGTTGATGTGGTGGGACTTGATACACTAGTTCATGTGGCTAACGGTCTTCATGAAAACGTTCCAAAAGATGAAGCTCACGACCTCTTCGCTCTACCCGATTTCATCAATACCATGGTGGAAAATAAGTGGTATGGAAGTAAAACCGGCCAGGGCTTTTATAAGAAAATTAAAAAAGACGACGGTTCCAGCGAGATCAAAAGCCTTGACCTTGATTCTATGGAATACCGCGATCAGAAAAAAGCTTCTTTCGCTACTCTGGAACAAACAAAATCCATAGACAATGTGGCTGATCGTTTTGAAGTTCTGATAAACGGAAAAGACAAAGCAGGCGATTTCTATAGAAAAAGTTTCTCTGCTTTATTCGCCTACGTTTCAAATCGAATCCCAGAAATTACCGATGAACTTTATAAGATCGATGATGCCATGAGAGCAGGTTTTGGTTGGGAACACGGCCCGTTTCAGATCTGGGACGCCATTGGCGTTAAAAAGGGCGTCGAAATGATGAAAAAAGAGAGTTATGAGCCTGCCGCCTGGGTTAATGAAATGCTTGAGAGTGGAAACGAAAGTTTTTATACAGTTAAGGAAGGAAATACCTTCTATTATGATATTGATCAGAAGAAACAGGTTAAAGTTCCAGGGCAGGATGCCTTCATAATTCTCGACAATATTCGGGAATCAAAAGAAGTATTTAAGAATAGTGGCGTGGTCGTTGAAGATCTTGGAGACGGAATATTAAACGTGGAATTCCGCAGCAAAATGAACACCATTGGTGGAGATGTTCTTGACGGCCTGAACAAAGCCATAGATTTGGCTGAAAAAGACTACCAGGGACTGGTGGTTGCCAACAATGGCAAAAACTTCTCTGTAGGCGCAAATATCGGAATGATCTTTATGATGGCGGTTGAGCAGGAATATGATGAGCTCAATATGGCGATCAAATATTTTCAGGATACCATGATGCGCATGCGCTACTCCGCAATTCCAACGGTTGCTGCTCCTCATGCGATGACCCTGGGTGGCGGGTGTGAGCTTTCGCTGCATGCCGACCGCGTGGTTGCTGCCGCTGAAACCTATATAGGATTAGTTGAATTTGGAGTTGGAGTTATTCCTGGCGGTGGTGGAACCAAAGAGATGACCGTGAGAGCTTCGGATACTTATCAGAAAGACGATGTTGAACTGAACAGGTTACGTGAACATTTCCTTGCCATCGGAATGGCTAAAGTTTCAACTTCAGCTTATGAAGCTTTCGATTTGAATATTCTTCAAAAAGGAAAAGACATCGTGGTGGTAAATCCCGATCGTCAATTAGCTATTGCTAAGAAAACGGCCCTTTTGATGGCAGAAAACGGTTATACCAAACCCATTGAAAGAACCGATATTAAGGTTCTTGGAAAACAGGCTCTAGGAGCATTCCTGGTAGGAACCGACCAGATGAAAGCTGGAAATTATATTTCAGAACATGACCAGAAGATCGCTAATAAACTTGCTTATGTAATGGCCGGTGGAGATCTTTCGGCTAACCAGATGGTGAGCGAGCGATATCTACTTGACCTGGAAAGAGAAGCTTTCCTATCACTTACAGGAGAAAGAAAGACGCTGGAAAGACTTCAGCATATGCTGAAGAAAGGGAAACCCCTTAGAAATTAG
- a CDS encoding DUF4136 domain-containing protein, whose protein sequence is MKTLKITLIIMIVITFFGCGPRVTTKNPANTNLENYETFAFLPNTNAKVENKAYSKEDVNSMVINAISENLKEEGYRLDRSKPDLLVLVSTKTDAELATDTDAIYATYPYTTGISTVAPYYDPYYYYGYADYSNIIGYNYDVYNYKQGTLVIRLVDRQTKETVWKGVAKDAIYNETTKRGITKMVDDIFEEFPKK, encoded by the coding sequence ATGAAGACTTTGAAAATTACTTTAATAATAATGATTGTGATTACATTTTTTGGATGTGGGCCCAGAGTTACAACTAAAAATCCTGCTAACACAAATCTTGAAAATTATGAAACCTTTGCTTTTTTACCCAATACGAATGCTAAGGTTGAAAATAAGGCATATAGCAAGGAAGATGTAAATTCGATGGTTATAAATGCTATTAGTGAAAATTTAAAAGAGGAAGGATATCGCCTTGATCGTAGTAAACCGGATCTTTTGGTACTGGTAAGCACCAAAACTGATGCTGAACTGGCTACCGATACCGATGCTATTTATGCCACTTATCCTTACACTACAGGCATTTCTACCGTAGCTCCATATTATGATCCTTATTATTATTATGGATATGCCGATTATTCTAATATAATTGGTTATAACTATGATGTTTATAATTATAAGCAGGGAACCCTCGTAATTAGGCTTGTTGACCGACAGACTAAAGAAACAGTCTGGAAAGGTGTTGCAAAAGATGCTATTTATAATGAAACCACCAAACGTGGAATCACTAAAATGGTGGATGATATTTTTGAAGAATTCCCTAAAAAATAA
- a CDS encoding MarR family winged helix-turn-helix transcriptional regulator: MKEKTIDYVLRATWMAVSKMYNEEAGKAGSTMATGFALLSIDPEKGTPSTSLGPKMGMEATSLSRILKSMEEKGLITRRKNPKDGRSVLICLTDFGREMRDYSRRVVLRFDEAVKEAVSEKEMETFIKVANSIMSLINEKKIYTEEIQIKEK; encoded by the coding sequence ATGAAAGAAAAAACGATTGATTATGTACTTCGGGCAACCTGGATGGCAGTCTCGAAAATGTATAATGAGGAAGCAGGTAAAGCGGGTAGCACTATGGCTACTGGTTTCGCGCTTTTAAGTATAGATCCTGAAAAAGGCACACCTTCCACCTCCCTGGGTCCCAAAATGGGAATGGAAGCCACAAGTCTGTCAAGAATATTAAAATCTATGGAAGAAAAGGGATTAATAACCAGAAGGAAAAATCCTAAAGATGGACGTAGTGTACTTATTTGCTTAACCGATTTTGGCCGGGAAATGCGGGATTATTCGCGGCGTGTGGTTTTAAGATTTGACGAAGCAGTTAAAGAAGCAGTTTCAGAAAAAGAAATGGAAACATTTATAAAGGTCGCTAATTCTATTATGAGCCTTATAAATGAAAAGAAAATTTATACCGAGGAAATTCAGATAAAGGAAAAATAA